The following proteins are co-located in the Proteiniborus sp. DW1 genome:
- the pyrR gene encoding bifunctional pyr operon transcriptional regulator/uracil phosphoribosyltransferase PyrR, whose protein sequence is MNTKAIIMDENAINRAITRIAHEILEKNKIVDDLILVGIKTRGVPFANKIAEKIKQIENKDVPVQILDITLYRDDLTEIDQVPIVKSEEFSCDITNKIVVLVDDVLFTGRTVRAALDALIDKGRPQKIQLAILIDRGHRELPIRADFVGKNVPTSRNEVISVNFHETDGLNQVLINTLK, encoded by the coding sequence ATGAATACAAAAGCCATTATCATGGATGAAAATGCAATAAATAGGGCTATTACTAGAATAGCTCACGAAATACTTGAAAAAAATAAAATTGTAGATGATTTAATACTAGTAGGTATAAAGACCAGAGGAGTACCATTTGCTAATAAGATTGCAGAGAAAATTAAGCAGATTGAAAATAAGGATGTACCTGTTCAAATCTTAGATATTACGCTGTATAGAGATGATTTGACAGAAATAGATCAAGTGCCAATAGTAAAGTCAGAAGAATTTAGCTGTGATATAACTAATAAGATAGTTGTTTTAGTTGATGATGTTTTATTTACGGGCAGAACTGTAAGGGCAGCACTTGATGCCTTGATTGACAAAGGTAGACCACAGAAAATTCAATTAGCCATATTAATTGATAGAGGGCATAGAGAACTTCCTATAAGGGCAGATTTTGTGGGAAAAAATGTTCCTACTTCACGAAATGAGGTTATTAGCGTAAACTTTCATGAAACTGATGGTCTAAACCAAGTATTGATAAATACATTGAAGTAA